A genomic region of Thermoanaerobacterales bacterium contains the following coding sequences:
- the rplW gene encoding 50S ribosomal protein L23, producing MKFAQDIIRRPMVTEKSMSLTGENKYTFLVDPRANKTEIKKAIEELFKVKVTKVNTIRQEGRRRRRRNVVGFTPEVKKAIVTLRPGDKIEILEGV from the coding sequence ATGAAGTTTGCCCAGGACATCATCCGGCGCCCGATGGTAACCGAAAAGTCCATGTCCCTGACGGGGGAGAACAAGTACACCTTCCTGGTCGACCCGCGGGCGAACAAGACCGAGATCAAAAAGGCGATCGAGGAGCTCTTCAAGGTCAAGGTGACCAAGGTCAACACCATCCGCCAGGAGGGCCGGCGGCGCCGCCGGCGCAACGTCGTCGGCTTTACGCCGGAGGTCAAGAAAGCCATAGTGACCCTGCGCCCGGGCGATAAGATCGAGATCCTGGAAGGCGTATAG
- the rplD gene encoding 50S ribosomal protein L4: MPKVAVYNTRGEQVGEIDLKDDIFGQPVNEAVLHEMVVMQLANRRRGTHDTLVRGEVRGGGRKPWRQKGTGRARHGSIRSPIWRGGGIVFGPHPRDYSYSVPKKVRRLALKSALSAKAGEGRIVVLDDLAIEAPKTREMVTILNNLKADKALVVTAGADVNVEKSARNIPGVKSLAAAHLNVYDILDHPTLVITRDAVAKVEEALG; this comes from the coding sequence GTGCCCAAGGTGGCGGTTTACAATACCCGCGGCGAGCAGGTAGGCGAGATTGACCTGAAGGACGACATCTTCGGGCAGCCGGTCAACGAGGCCGTGCTGCACGAAATGGTGGTCATGCAGCTCGCCAACCGCAGGCGCGGGACACACGATACGTTGGTCCGGGGGGAGGTCCGCGGCGGCGGCCGCAAGCCCTGGCGGCAAAAGGGCACCGGGCGCGCGCGGCACGGGAGCATCCGGTCGCCGATCTGGCGCGGCGGCGGGATCGTTTTCGGACCCCACCCGCGCGATTACAGTTACAGCGTGCCCAAGAAGGTGCGGCGCCTGGCCTTAAAGTCCGCCCTGTCGGCCAAGGCCGGCGAGGGCCGGATCGTGGTGCTTGACGATCTCGCCATTGAAGCTCCCAAGACCCGGGAGATGGTGACCATCCTGAACAACCTGAAGGCCGACAAGGCGCTGGTGGTCACCGCGGGGGCCGACGTCAATGTCGAGAAGTCGGCGCGCAACATCCCGGGCGTGAAATCCCTGGCGGCGGCGCACCTCAACGTTTACGATATCCTGGATCACCCGACCCTGGTAATTACCCGGGATGCGGTGGCCAAGGTCGAGGAGGCGCTAGGTTAA